The nucleotide window CGAGGTATTAGGGGAAAAATGAACTTAAAATACAAGAATTTACATCTAGCTTTAATTGCATCAAGCCGAATATCTTCATCGTGAACATAATTctgcaaaacaataataataataataatatacaagaATTAAGAAGAATCAAAGAAAAATTAGACATAAGTTAATTTAATCCAAAATTATCATCAATTCATCGCCTAAATTCAGACAGAAAGGATAAAGGACGAAAGCGAAAAGAAAAACGATGAGAATGGAAAGAAAGTTACCGGTTCCCCCATCGAGAATGGATTTTGATCAACCATtattagggttttgaaattccAGAAAGAAAATATGGGGTTTTTCGCAGGAGGGTATTGTGGCTGGGTTTGGGACTTCGTGGGGATTAAAAAGGTTTCTAACATCTAGCTATCAACACAAAATTAATCTAAATCCAAATCTAAAATCTAAAACATCTAAAAAAAATAGGTGAGTTATAACTTTGTACCTTAGCTTTCATCCACACCAGTTTTTGTTCTAATTTTTTCCATAAAATTTATccccaaaaaaacaaaaatatttcatCTTCACttcttaaatattaatttatgtataattaagaaaaaaaatttaaacatattaaaatatagaaaaataacTGTCTAATTATGAAGCATAAAATTTTATGAACATTAGTATATTTGTAGGCAGTATTTTTGATATAtgcatatataacaaaaaaacttataaaaaaaggATATTCTACACGGTAGGTACGAACTTTTGCAAAGGCCCGTGGTAgcaaatcttttaaaaaaaattagcattGTGCTTTTGgaatttcacaacttaacgtaTAATCTAACGTTTTTTTGACATTAATGTTACGACAACttaaattccaaaagtacaatgTTATCTTGAGGAATTTTAAGAAAAGATGGTTACtacattttaatgaaaaaaagacaAGGGTAAAAACgaaatttcacaacttaacgtaTAATCTAACGTTTTTGGGCATTAATGTTACGGCAGCTTAAATTTcaaaagtacaatgctattttgcgaaacttttttcttgatttgctaCCACTACCTTTTGCAAAAGCTCATGTCTATTATGTAGAATAtccctaaaataaaaaaaatgttatttggACAAATGTCAATTTCTTATTTGTTTAGTGAACAAAATTGTTCTTTTAATATTTCCACTCacaaagtgtaaaaaaaatagGTATgtgagttttttatttttcccaCCAATAGAatcaaattttgaacaaaaaaactCTACATGTAGATTATTTTTCACCATTCGGAATGGTCTAGGAGTGCTCTAAAGAATTCCTGGAAAAAATTATGGGACCCACAGTTACCCGATTTCAAGCGTCTTAACAtgtctcatttttatcatttattttgatttcacaTCATCAAATTTTATTACGTGTCACtataatattagtcatattaatGTAGTTTTAAtcatattagtataatattaatcTAATTTATAGTGTATTTATTAGTGtgtattaattgtattagtattatattagtcatgttaattactattttttttgtcGCGTGATTATATTATTATTCGTATTTGTATAATATTAAGTTATATTAATGTAAcattaattgtattagtattGCATTAATATATTGTCAGTTGACGTATTTATAGataattgtattaattggattagtggtattaatttaaaaataaaataaaattcgtAATTGGTTGTAAATTGTTCATAAAATGGTCAGAATCTACTACTAGACAAATAATCACAAAATGGTTACATTCTTGTAGCACACGACCTACCCATTTCTAGTCGTAGATTGCGACCAACTACCTCTAATCGTGATTTTGGTCGCAGATTGATGACCAAATACAAGTTATCATAGATTTTTTGTCGCAATTCAAATTAACATGTTTTTCTAGCGGTGATTAAGTAATTACATGTATTTTTTGTTGGTTATTGATTACTTTATtgcataaaataaaattagtaactaaatcacaaacaaacaaacaattaattatTTGGAGTGCTTTGGGTCTAAGAGATGTTTTTTCATTGACAAGGTTGCTCGATCAAGTCGACCCTCTTTGAGCGGTCATTGGCACTTACTTGTTGGATTGTTTTGTTTGGCGCATGTGGTTGCTGCGGTAGGGAAGTTTAGTGCACTTAATCGGTTGAGATCCCCTCATATGATTAGGCAAAGTGAGAACACTCTCTAAAACATGTTGGCAAATTACATAGTCGTACGAGATTTGCTTGAATGATCGGGTGGCATGCTTAGTCACCTTTCTAGACTTTTCTTCGTTCTCCATGGGGTTTTGGCATTTGGCCTCTTTTACTTTGTGTAGCTCAGCTCGATTGGCTCTGTTAGTCTACGATATTTCCATACATGAAATGAGATAAATATAGTCTTAATTATTGTTTGATAGAAGTTAGTCTACGATATTTCCATCACCTTTGGAGTGAGAGAATGTATAGTCAGGTGTAGCTACTTAGGCCTTTACTTATTTCGAAAACAATTAACTCAACTTGTAATCAACcaatttttagttttagatTATCAAACTTAAACATACACTCTAGCCCCTCTTAATTACCTTTTAAGGCTCGCTTttattgagtgtaaatatttaaggggtaattaaaactcaaagtaggaaaacaaagttaattagatagaagattaaagaaatttaatttttagacAGGTAGAAGAATTggttagaaaaaaataaaaaatggataaaatagtAATTAGTTCCCTCTCAATTTACCCTAAGGGAGGGTGAGGTAATACTTTCCTTCAAATGAGGGAaatcattttccttttttatttatttttttagtttattttcatTCTACCTCTTTCACAATTATTTTACTATTTCATTTGCACCTATATTTATCTTTATCtttatttcattagtttgatATTACTGGGTCATGAATAAGGTTAGGTTGGCATAAAATCATCTTCTCATTCAACTTGGCTATTTGAGCTAAGAGTGAACCTTGATCATGCACTATAATCCACTTGACAATAGCATTAAGATACTCCAAACAAGACTTAAATCATGCATTTTCACCTAAATTTCCCCTAACTAGAGGAAGAACCACTCACTTGTCATGGAGTATGCCAACAAAGCTACTTTAATAACTATTACAACTACTACAATAACCATGTTTTCAAGACTTCCCAACCGATAAgtgcaaaaataaataacaaaaatgatcagttttaacaattttacttttaaatacgAAGTTCTAATACTAAACCAACAAGCAAAGCTTCAACTAATATACTACAACATTCAAGCAAGATATCAAACATGAACAAGAATTATCAAGGAGAAACCAACTTACTACCTTTCATGCAGTGAAGAAATCCAAACAAGTAGGAAATGAacctaatcaaataaaaaaacttaaactttGAGGAATTCTTAATGCTATTATTGGTCAAAAGAACCTTTAAAATGTTTAGATTATTCTTGATTTGGATGATAGTACTTTGTTAACAATGGAAGCTAAGAGTGATCATGGAGAAAGTATAGTTGCAAATTAAACTAATGAGAAATAAAGTACTAAAGCTAAAAATGTAACTAAGGTAGAAATCGAAAGAAGTAGTATGAAATATGTAGAGAGGTgtaaaaattagggtttatagagccaagaaataaaaaatttagggCTTCAGTCAACCACTCCCCTTAATTCTTCCAACCAATTCTTTGAGATTATTCTCATTTAAATGTAGAGAGAGGAGGTTCAAAGAGCACACCAATCTGTTCAGAAATGGAGGGATAAATAGAAGAGGAAAGAAATGGGGTAGTGGGAGAGGGAATGAAATGTGTGCATTTGTAAACTCCTCACTAAAGTAAGTAAGCCTGAGCGGACCAAGGCCACGCTCAGGTAGTCGGGCGCATAAGCGCATTGTGACAGGCTCCTTGGCTAAAAAGGCTGTTGAGGTTCGACAAGGGAGGTTGATACCTTTTTTTGGCAATAGGTTTCCTGGGTGCATGGTTGGACATCCTTCTTCAAAGCTACAACATTGGTCCGAGTGGTTGCTGGCTCATCTCGTTTCTTTAATCTTTTCCACTTTTCACCCGTTAGCTTGCCTTGGACCTTCCTTGGCTCATAATTTAGCTTCACTTGGTGAACCCAAGCTTATGTTAACTACCATAGATTTCTCAGTTCTTCGTGATTTGGATCCTCAAAGGTGCTTTAgtgttattttcttttaaagccCAGCAAGACATGTTAAAACAACACTACACtagaaatttaatatttgttgTAACATTTGggaattaatattttaagacgaataagtttaagagaattatcagtgcgagaatgatcttaaatacacataacatgaaacattctcaatttaatttttctcctctttttccttttcttttattttgattaaatacCCAAAATTTTTCCCTCCCTCTCACGACATCAAGCCCAAACATCAGCCAAACCCCAATCCTCATTCTTTGAAGCTTTCCTTCGAATCCCAAAATGGCGACTGAAAGTCCTTCGAAACCTAACAATGGCAGACTGAAAGTCCTTCGAACCTTAACAATGGCGGTTGTTGTCACTGCTCTTTCCCTCCTCTTTTCGACATCCTTTGAAATTAGGgttgaaatttcttcttttcttgATAAATCCTTCAATTCATGAACAAATCCTCTTTTCATGATCCTTCTAACTTAGAATTTCAACAATAATCGAAGCCAACAATCAtctttgttccatttggttccTCGATTTTCGAAAATAACGAACAAAATAATAACAGGTATGATTCCCTCTTTctctgaatttcaattctataaTTCCTGATCATGAAATTTCGATCTAACCCTTCTCTCCCTCTCAATTCATTTGATTTCTTTGAACCCAACAGCTGCACCATGAATGTCACCCTACCTTCTTGAGCATTTTCGAAGAACAGTGCCTTCTTCATCTCGCTCTTTTCGGCAGATTCCAGTATAGGGCAAGAAGGTAGTCAAGtgtcttttgttaattttgttatttgatCTTCTTAGCCGCATCTTTCGGATATATGCAATTGGATTACCATTTCTTGATTATATTCAATTGTCATACTCTTTCCAAATTattcttttcaatcaaaaaccTCATGAAATTAAGCATTTGAGATTCATTGTATAAGTTACtcaattaaaagaaatggaCAATTGATAATTAGTAGTAAATTGTGGAATGTGGATTAATTTGATGGACTTTGATAACTAGTATGAAGTTATAAATATTGAAGTGGAGAAATTGGTGGAAAATGTTGTTAACTATAAGGTTATGGATGACTTGAAGCTCTTGAATGAATTAAGAAATTCTCTTGGAAATCATTGATAGTGGGGTGaaatattagttattattaattgaataattttatcTTCTTGAAGGgattattaagttatttgagGATTTTCGATGTTGGGGTTAAAGGTACATTTTGGTGTTTAATTGGAAAATAAAGAGAATTATGAAGGTGGATAATCTTTAGAAAATGTTAATGAATTTTAGAGCATGACTATGTCGCCTTGATGGCCTATTGTGGTTTGAGTTCGAACATGCACAATTCTTTTATGATTAGATGTATTAGAATAGAAGCTTGAACTAAGATGCTGtcataggaggagatgcaatgagttatatgaacctagttgtagtatcgtatgctttgttgtgatgctatatttgttatgcttcaggaggcgacattaTCGAGGAGCCTTCTAGTGATCGCGGAGTACCagacttagcttcttgaagcgttcttttggtgagtagtagcagtcccttaaagggtctgatcagactacattcttgaaaatcaactttttactaaagctcttttgaattggaaattgttgagacaaatgttgttgtgaatgtttatgctaatattatgatatggtcaatggatcgggcttgcgagctggtcattgacagagttgaggaacattgtttcctactccctgttttgaagcgaattgtcattgagatattgactagcttcacccgagagcgacatagccttagagctatggggcacctctcaaactagactccctgtgcgcacataaaTCTatggaactgatgttgcttttaaacctatgatttgaattactgtgttttgtcgttttggattgttacttctcattcagtttaatccgaccttctgttgtttccatcttttagtttgattacagatcggaaccggtcgggaacgatgggttagcagTGTTGgatagcgttccaaggatgtgtattgagctgagcacgtaggaatttgtagatttgttttaggattttggataaatgtatattagatttggttgtgttggATATATttgacttgtagagaattgaaTGATTATCTtatgttttagttagatgtttgttttgagatttagctgagttGGTCACGTTAAAGAGCTTGTGACTCCTTTGCTCAAGTTTAGGAAGtatgatttcagtttcttgggaaatgaaccccgtgatgaccctgtttactcagtcaatggtaagtcgggttgttacatttGCGAGAGAATGTTGAACAAATGGGTTATTTAGGaccaaaaaggaaaaattttcCATAAAAGTAATAACATATAATGAGTGGATTACTTAGTTAGAGAATAACATCCGCTGGAGTGCTGTATGAAATGAGAATTCTGactaaattaaaagttaaaatctaTCAAGTTACAGCTAATAGGACATATGGATATATATGAGAATAAGATGAAAGTAGCAAAGATGCAAATGTTAAGGTTGATACATGGACACATCAAGATGCATAGGATTAGAAACTAAGTTTTGGGAGAGAGGCTAGCGGTTGCACCCATCTCAGAAATAATGCATAAGCGTAAATTGAGATGATTTAGGCATTTGCAAAGGAAGACCACTAGCACGCAAGATGAAAAAGATCACGATTGCTGGATAGAGATGTCGTGATAGGCATATGAAAGCGTGGGAAAAGCAAATTGTGAGCGAGTTGCACCACTCTAATTAAAGACTTGACTATGGAGATGTCGAATTCTTTTCTAGTCCATCAATAATTATCTTTgccttatttattatttatgccTTTATGATTGCTATTAATATTTCAATGATTCATGTTATCAGCCATTTGACCTTATTTATTTTGCTTTGACTTATCTTGCTACTTATCTTATCTTGTCTTTTATTTACATATGTAGGTTTTTCACAAGTTGAGAGTTTTATTGGTTGTAACCTCCTCATCTTTTTCGAGAGCATTGAATCTTCCACATAAGAAACACTATATATTCTTCCACATAAATGAACATTAAGCTAGTATATGAAACATCAATTATTTCGCATAAGAACTGAAATTGTTCGTGGAATAATCAATACTCCTCTTTCAATAAAGGTATAATTTGTTGTCTTTCATCCCTCCGAAACATTGATCATAACTTTTATCGTACATTGAATATGATACTGATTATTAATGgggtaataaaaaaatactcttCAATCaagttttacatttttaattcatttattatttattataaaataaatatgactACAAAAGATAAAGATGATTTACCAACAAAATATCCTTCCACAAGCCAAGCACCCCTTTATTTAGATAGAAACATGCCACAAATATATAGATTTCCCAAAGACAAAATTGGATGCTTCCAAATAGCAAGAATTTTGAAGACATAGAACTCAAAAGTAGAAAACAAGTGAGCTCACATAGTCCATCACATTCCTAAATATAGGAATGTCAAATAAAAGTGCAAACAAGGAAAAACTAAAAACATAGAAATccaaatccaaaaaaataaaaaataaaaaaataaaaataaaaaaaataaaaaagataaatttattGCATAAGTGAGACCGTGGAAGGGAGACCAAAaacaagaaagagaagagagatAAACAAACCAAAGTATAGAAGTGAGTATTATTTGCACTAGCAGCGATCGAGGGTTGTAAAACAAAATCTAATTCCCTCTattcttcaaataaaaaaaaaaaaaaatagacataaaacccagaaaaatacagaaaaaaaaagaaggaaatgCATTTGTGAGTAGAGAGAGAAAAATATAAGCTGGGTTTACTTCCAAAATTTGCTGACAATTCGATTATATTTTGAAGAAATACaatcatttgattttattcAGTCAAGACTCAACCTTTTGAAGCTGTTTGCTTGCCAGATATATAATAAGGTCAGAAACTGATCAAAAAggttaaatttatcattttctgGCAATATTACTTGTTACCCATTTTGTAAATTACTTTAATTTAGGTTTTATTAGTTGGGTATTTTTGGGGTGGAAGAAAAAAGGGGAAATTTTAATCTTTATATGTTACACTTAAACTTATCGATCCTAGTATTCAAAAGGGAAATTGAAGGGTTCTTAGTTGGTTAATTTTGATATTGAAATGtgggattttgagcaacggtaTAGTTTGTTGCTTTACAGTTTTTACTGTTTAAAGTTGAGGTGTAGTAAGCTTTGTTGCTTAATTTGGTGATTTgaatttagggttttgttttCCGTACAGATTTGAATTAAATTGGAGTTGATTTTAGGGTTTGAGTAGTTTACGAAGCAAGTTAGATCTCTAATTGGGTATTTTATTTtcgaaatttagggttttgagtATGTGTTTATGTATTGCCATTTTCGTTAATTTGATTAAGCTGTATTAGCTGGAGTAATGTTGAAAATGGAGTTTGCTAAGATTTGAATTGGGGGGTTTGTTGTGTGGTTTGGATTCTGTTGTATGACTTTGTAGTTGTGACCCGAAAGAATGCAGCCCGAAAAGATTTCTCGAATCGACACGAGTGAGCTCCGGGCTCAGTTGTTGAAGAAAATTGGGCCAGAGAGGTTTAAGAGGTATTTCTATTGTTTGAACAGATTTATAAACCAGAAGTTAAGTAAGTGTGAGTTTGATAAGTCGTGTTATCAAATACTCGGAAGGGAAAACCTTCCTTTGCATAATCAGATTATAAGGGCGATTTTGAAGAATGCTTGTAGTGCCAAGACCCCTCCGGAAGCGGGTTCAGCAAAGATTGGTTTATCAGCTGGAAATAATGTACCTGTTTTGGAGGATGGGTACGGTCAGGGCGTGGGTGTCGCTCAGAATCAGAGTTCAATGGCTCCTGTTTGGTCTAATGGGGTTGTTTTGCCTCCGTCTCCACGGAAGGTGCGGTCTGGGGTTCGAGAAAGGAAGCTTAGAGATAGGCCAAGTCCTCTTGGGCCTAATGGAAAAGTAGATTCTGCATCACATCAATCGACTGCGACTGATGACGATGGTTTTAAGGTTGTAGAAAATGGGGATTTGATGGGTTATGATTATCAACAGCGTTTGCAGCGGCCGGTAGGGCTCGCTGAGCAATCGGAAAAAGAGAAGCTGATGATAAAAAGTTCGGTAGATGTTCCAGGTAGTGTCCGAGGTAAGGAGCAGAATGACGTTGTTAAGAATGAGGAAGAGACGGAACAAACTAGCCGGCCAAAGGTATCGAGAAGTCCTCTTGTTGCTCCTCTCGGGATTCCATTTTTCTCTGGTGGGGCCCGGAGATCATTGCCTGTGACGCACATTGGCAATTGCGTCAGCTGCTTTGATATCGCTGCGCTTTCTGATAGTGACATGCTTAGAAGGCGAATGGGGCAGATTGCGGCTGCTCAAGGTCTTGGAGGTGTTACGATGGAGTGTGCTAATACCTTAAATAACATGTTGGATGTATATTTGAAACGATTGATCAGTTCTTGTTTAGAGTTAGTTGGTTCTAGATCAACAAGTGACCCGATGACGTATGCTGTTCAGAAGCAGCAAATTCATGGCAAGCTTATGAATGGTCTCTGGCCGAGTAACCATTTACATATGCAAAGTGGTGGTCCTCCTGTAGAAGAACAGAGAGTTCACTCTGTTTCTTTGCAGGATTTCAAGACCGCGATGGAGTTAAACCCTCAACAACTTGGAGAAGACTGGCCTTTGCTTTTGGAGAAGATATCCATGCAGGCTTTTAAAGAGTAAGATCGACGAGGAATATTTGGATTTGCCTTGTGATCCTAGTGGGTTGGACATTCTGGCTCGAAGAGCATGTCGAATACGACTTGTTGCAACCAATGATGTCAAATGTCAATTGTCAAATTTATTCTCCCTATGTCCTATACCGGATGACTCATATGGTCCTACCCATTAGCTGCAGCGGGACCTTCGGAAGATCAACCGAAGGTTTCGAGCTTGAGATGTCTGTACAGATCCTTAAAGAGTTTGTTCATGATCGGGGATTTGTTTAGTGGCAACTAGTGATCGAGTTCTCGAGAAATGCCTTGTTGGGGTTGCCCTGTTGTATTTTTAGCATTCTTTTCGGCCGTCCTCTCCCTTATTCATGTAATTTACTGCCAAGAGGAGATAATATGGAAAGTTTTGCAGGGATACTGTTGTTTAGCTTGGTAAGGTTATATTTACATAACATAAGAGCTATAATGTTGCTCTACTTGTGTTTTTGGATTAAAGTTTAATGCCAACATGAATAACATATTAACTTCTTGACAGCTTGTTGTTGTAGTTTGCTACTCTTACCTATAATCATAGATTGTGCTATTGTCTATAAAAGTCAGCAATTTTGCTGTTTATTATTGGTTTACATCACAAATGTGTGTCTTgatattggatttttttttatcgCGGTATGTACTTTCTCcattttaaattacttgcaCCGTTGCATGATGgcataagaattaagaaaagttaTATTCAATGtatttttgtctattttatCCCTTTTAGAAGTAATGACGTGATGAGTGAGAATAAAATAAgagtaatataaaaattattgagttgTTTTTTGCCCAACATGTAAAGAGCGTAAGTATTGTGAAACAACCAAAAAAGTAATAAgtgcaagtattatggaacaaATGAAGTATATGTATTGCAAATTTTTGTTTGGATTTTTCTCTTTTATGGAATACCTAACTTTTATCTTTTGTTGAGCTTCAAGAAGGCCGTGTTGTATCTTATTGGCCAAGTCGTAAGAGTTCCCAATCTTTTGATATTACCCGCATTGTAAAGGTATTGAAAAAACATGTTTCACGCCGTTTCAAGACTTATCTCATGGGTTGAGCTGAAATTTGGTGATATGACAGCCATCACACCGTTATTGCATCTCCATAATCGTTACCATAATCGCAACCAGAATTgcattttttgcactatggCGAGGGCTGGGGATCTCCATCCTACTTTTTATGTTCACTGGTGAATGAGGCCCTTGATTTTcttattcacaaattcttatatgagacggttTTATTGTAAGCttcatacttgggttaaatagcccaataatacaAACTATTAGCTTataggcttcttgttttgaggtcgtttcACCGTGAGAGGGTCTCATACAACACGGGTTGTACttatttattcttttcttttgtGTTGTAAACGTATTAACTTTCTGTGTTTTACGCCAGCTCAAGACGTATCTCATGGTTTGAGCCGAAATTTGGCGATACTACAGCCACATCACCCTGTTACTGCATCTCTGTAACTGTTATTCGGGATCTCCATCCTACTTTTTACGTTCATTGAGTGAGGCTCTTGACTTTCAATTTTGTTCTTATCATTGATGTTGTAGCATACAACCTGCCTACGAATTTTGCTATGTATCTTTTATTTTACAAACAGATTAACTGCAGTTAGTGTTCTTCTTGGTGTATTGGAGATATCAGAAGGAAGAAAAAAAGTATTGAACAGTGTATACTTACGAAATGGCCATGGATTGAGCTGCTGCAGGAGTATTTAACACCATGTTTGTTCTGTCTGTTCCATGTTCGGCTAGAGAAGACTGCAATGGCGAATGGAGAATGGCGAGGGCCTTCACTTAGACCTTCCACCAGGTATGCTTTCCTGCTTTCCTCTTATGATCTGATGTCTCTTTAAGGTAAAGGTAAAGCACATTCCTAGTATCCCGCACAAGGCGGAGTTCgggtggttttttttttttctgtaagATGTGGACAAACTATATCTGTTTTCCTcaaggagggagtaaagaggATGCATGCAGTCAAGAAACCCTCCAGCTGAAGTAGGGGTCGAACCTCAAACCTTCTACACTCAACATGCAGATGCTCCATTGAGCCACAAGCGCTTTTGGTAATGATCTAATGTTTTGTTGAACGATAATTCTGCAGTTTCAATTGTTGTCGTTTCGATTATTATTAGCTCGATTGTATAATTTATGATTCTGCAAAAACAATTCTACACTGGGTAATAGTTGAGAATTGAAGCAGATTTCAAACAAGTATTAGGATCAAATGATTTCAGGAATGAAGGAAGCAGAAATATCTGTATTCTCAagctttttttgtttgttttggagCTATATCTATTTTCATCTCCccattaaatttcttaaattggTGCTTTGAATAGTTGAAACTCGAGAGACTTAAAAAGACAGCGAGGAAGATTGAAGATGACTTAAAGGACAGGTGTGAAATATGATAT belongs to Amaranthus tricolor cultivar Red isolate AtriRed21 chromosome 17, ASM2621246v1, whole genome shotgun sequence and includes:
- the LOC130804271 gene encoding uncharacterized protein LOC130804271, with amino-acid sequence MQPEKISRIDTSELRAQLLKKIGPERFKRYFYCLNRFINQKLSKCEFDKSCYQILGRENLPLHNQIIRAILKNACSAKTPPEAGSAKIGLSAGNNVPVLEDGYGQGVGVAQNQSSMAPVWSNGVVLPPSPRKVRSGVRERKLRDRPSPLGPNGKVDSASHQSTATDDDGFKVVENGDLMGYDYQQRLQRPVGLAEQSEKEKLMIKSSVDVPGSVRGKEQNDVVKNEEETEQTSRPKVSRSPLVAPLGIPFFSGGARRSLPVTHIGNCVSCFDIAALSDSDMLRRRMGQIAAAQGLGGVTMECANTLNNMLDVYLKRLISSCLELVGSRSTSDPMTYAVQKQQIHGKLMNGLWPSNHLHMQSGGPPVEEQRVHSVSLQDFKTAMELNPQQLGEDWPLLLEKISMQAFKE